A single genomic interval of Salinarchaeum sp. IM2453 harbors:
- a CDS encoding helicase C-terminal domain-containing protein: MTETITREQMENFWTKYFPYERVYNDQVDGIETFLNTLASRNHMLMEGACGTGKTLIGLTAGLSAIREPAEWATHQQQKSGWNKTGSLPTYERVFIATPVKQQLKQFVEEMRVINNQQPADGAISTVVLRGRDDMVPYLSDSVGKNQYDRDDVDTLRQRSRELVSPHSDYDINWGLVSASATRWSPPENASVVEQYDPNRIRAILERLEEHVDSQGTSQMNIDGQRVPYPEYLPKLSDVANVPEIANGRFDPFYIGFLAHAHPEIHEYEQLTFADLPDSIVDTHSLWKKAITRGICPHSQMAHLLEEADVVIGNYYHVLDPMSRQLTKKKVDVLDGETVLILDEAHNLETIARDVFSFECSRETLEETQQSVGAIESMVEQRYEDFTTLIPGENPFEQITSMEDLETFQNQVVANLTDQIDLQQLPFNSEAEIFELFKADDIPDDKTWDDLTADTGKGRREAANRAFGGSSQLVKMILQDLTDNENTVRELLRPVSGALRRAQSKLREQAETLVSNDYPDREYPTIEEVSEHGLQRYEKSIDRPKSTNKDEITKEIADAVRDDLPSGYQTIWSLLEEIEGIITLVNQILPKDSQLTASASSFLLTWGKADRTQYFREVIVEPTVSEDTTGEASTWQDLWTARYRIHNTLPTEQLRHRFSEVGSVLLMSATLEPLEAYQETTGVGDSLYPSSFDTDNDLGKLMTVPKSTTTDTREIITRQYPLRFSETNRGTYAVKLPKFTYKNRGDPVTQLKQMSRCRQQYLHALEDAVCRIPNVLICMPSYREAQWVVEILEERVDKPIYLDQSSSATETSELLDQFMPANEAILVTSSLGTVIEGVDYKGDALHGTIVVGIPIKPQTDRRQATIDAYDARLDTLDGWTAVNQIPAIRKARQAIGRVIRGPEELGVRLFFDERYAYTEHQRRDGVQNYLSEQEQQEVMDISPEYIQPAVDRVLKQ, from the coding sequence TATTGGATTAACCGCCGGACTATCGGCGATTCGTGAACCAGCAGAATGGGCCACACATCAACAACAGAAAAGCGGTTGGAACAAGACTGGCTCATTGCCGACATATGAGCGTGTATTCATTGCAACCCCTGTTAAGCAACAGCTGAAGCAATTCGTTGAAGAAATGCGAGTAATTAATAACCAGCAGCCTGCTGATGGAGCAATCTCAACGGTCGTATTGCGAGGAAGGGATGACATGGTTCCTTATTTGTCTGATTCCGTTGGCAAGAATCAGTATGACCGAGACGATGTTGATACCCTGCGGCAGCGATCTCGTGAGCTTGTTTCTCCACACTCAGATTATGACATTAACTGGGGGTTAGTGTCTGCTAGTGCAACGAGGTGGTCGCCACCAGAAAATGCCTCTGTAGTAGAACAGTATGATCCAAATCGCATTCGTGCTATATTGGAACGACTTGAGGAACACGTTGACTCACAGGGGACATCACAGATGAATATTGATGGACAGCGTGTTCCGTATCCTGAATACCTCCCAAAGCTAAGCGACGTGGCCAATGTTCCAGAAATCGCTAATGGCCGGTTTGATCCATTTTATATTGGTTTTCTTGCACATGCACATCCTGAGATTCATGAGTATGAACAACTCACATTTGCCGATCTTCCTGATAGTATTGTTGATACACATTCCCTGTGGAAAAAAGCAATAACGCGAGGAATTTGTCCCCACAGCCAAATGGCACACTTACTAGAAGAAGCTGATGTTGTTATCGGTAACTACTACCATGTATTGGATCCAATGAGCCGGCAGTTGACAAAAAAGAAAGTCGATGTTCTCGATGGAGAGACAGTCCTAATTTTGGACGAAGCACATAACTTGGAAACTATCGCACGAGATGTTTTTAGCTTCGAGTGTAGTCGGGAGACTCTCGAGGAGACACAGCAATCAGTCGGGGCAATTGAATCGATGGTGGAACAGCGATATGAGGACTTTACCACATTAATACCCGGAGAGAACCCATTTGAGCAGATCACTTCGATGGAAGACTTGGAAACATTTCAAAATCAAGTAGTTGCCAACCTCACTGATCAAATTGATTTACAACAACTCCCATTTAATTCAGAAGCTGAGATTTTTGAATTATTCAAGGCAGATGATATCCCAGACGACAAAACATGGGACGACTTGACTGCCGACACAGGAAAGGGACGGCGTGAAGCTGCAAACCGGGCGTTTGGTGGGAGCAGCCAATTAGTAAAAATGATACTTCAAGACCTTACGGACAATGAAAATACTGTCCGTGAACTTCTCCGACCGGTGTCTGGAGCACTACGCCGAGCGCAGTCAAAGTTACGAGAACAGGCTGAAACACTCGTTTCGAATGACTATCCAGATCGTGAGTATCCAACAATTGAAGAAGTAAGTGAGCACGGACTTCAACGGTACGAAAAGAGCATTGACCGACCAAAGAGTACAAACAAAGACGAGATTACTAAAGAAATTGCTGACGCTGTTCGGGACGATTTACCATCCGGCTATCAGACAATATGGTCCCTTCTTGAAGAGATAGAAGGGATCATTACACTTGTTAATCAAATTTTACCAAAAGATAGCCAGCTCACAGCATCTGCTAGCTCATTTCTTCTTACTTGGGGCAAAGCAGATCGTACGCAGTACTTTAGAGAAGTTATTGTTGAACCCACCGTGAGCGAAGACACAACCGGGGAAGCCTCAACATGGCAGGACCTATGGACCGCCAGATATCGAATTCACAATACTCTCCCAACAGAACAACTTCGACATCGGTTTAGCGAAGTCGGAAGTGTACTACTTATGAGTGCAACTCTTGAACCGCTGGAAGCATATCAAGAAACAACCGGAGTTGGAGACAGTCTTTATCCTTCTTCTTTTGATACTGATAATGACCTTGGAAAATTAATGACGGTGCCGAAAAGTACAACCACAGATACACGAGAGATAATTACTCGACAGTATCCACTACGATTTTCGGAAACAAATCGAGGAACATACGCCGTAAAGCTACCCAAGTTTACCTACAAAAACCGAGGAGATCCGGTCACTCAACTTAAGCAGATGTCACGTTGTCGTCAGCAGTACCTGCATGCGCTCGAGGACGCTGTGTGCCGGATCCCGAATGTTTTGATCTGTATGCCTTCGTACCGGGAAGCTCAGTGGGTGGTTGAGATACTTGAGGAGCGGGTTGATAAGCCAATTTACCTTGATCAATCCAGCTCTGCAACAGAAACAAGCGAGTTACTTGATCAGTTTATGCCGGCTAATGAAGCAATACTTGTTACGTCCTCTCTTGGGACAGTAATTGAAGGTGTAGATTACAAAGGAGACGCATTGCATGGGACAATTGTTGTCGGTATCCCGATCAAACCACAGACTGACCGTAGACAAGCGACCATCGATGCATATGACGCACGATTAGACACATTGGACGGCTGGACAGCCGTTAATCAAATCCCGGCAATTAGAAAGGCACGACAGGCAATTGGACGGGTTATTAGAGGGCCAGAAGAACTTGGTGTACGGTTATTCTTCGATGAACGGTATGCTTATACAGAACACCAACGCCGCGATGGCGTTCAAAATTACCTTAGCGAGCAGGAGCAACAGGAAGTCATGGATATCTCACCTGAGTATATTCAACCGGCTGTTGATCGCGTTCTTAAGCAGTGA
- the hemQ gene encoding hydrogen peroxide-dependent heme synthase, which translates to MTSAPIQGMAPPQTDEGWYAMHDFRKIDWQRWRETSPEEKEAVISEATEFFQQAELASDASEGESAVCSILGADADLLLFHLRPTMDHLSAIERQFNQTKLASYTTSAESYIAVTEISDYVSESYFEEENVSPGMQRYVNMKLYPSLPDDEYLCFYPMDRRRREKKNWYTESFEKRAAMMAEHGDTGKQYAGHVSQIVTNSIGFDDHEWGVTLFADDPVKLKDIVYEMRFDKASSEYADFPYFHIGRRFAPTDLPAFLSGEVVPSNASVEHTPLNDHEENISPPNNVSNKTSEGSQEGNNSSVVYACAAQSSAALDHIDDSVNELSDDFTEYDSHIQTTRYKLEFTDDSRFVISIWKSEKAAHTATDFLSIIPKSTVISSQIKQNALYWEDIDPDRIETLKDASTLQADNTDGARLLHSSGSNNHSVVVIADEDVVACDSEQQSIQPDHHGARELQFIS; encoded by the coding sequence ATGACATCTGCACCAATCCAGGGGATGGCTCCACCGCAAACTGACGAAGGGTGGTACGCAATGCATGACTTTCGGAAAATAGATTGGCAGCGATGGCGGGAAACATCACCTGAAGAAAAAGAGGCTGTTATCTCAGAGGCAACCGAATTTTTTCAACAGGCTGAATTAGCCTCCGACGCTTCTGAGGGTGAATCCGCAGTTTGTTCGATACTCGGGGCAGATGCCGACCTATTGTTGTTCCATCTGCGTCCAACTATGGACCATCTGTCAGCAATAGAGCGGCAATTCAACCAAACAAAACTAGCATCATATACTACCTCCGCTGAATCGTATATCGCTGTCACTGAAATCTCAGATTATGTCTCTGAGTCGTACTTTGAAGAAGAGAATGTGAGCCCGGGCATGCAGCGTTACGTCAATATGAAGCTATATCCGTCACTGCCGGATGATGAGTATCTTTGCTTTTATCCAATGGATCGACGGCGGAGAGAGAAAAAGAACTGGTATACAGAGTCGTTCGAAAAAAGAGCAGCAATGATGGCAGAACATGGAGACACCGGCAAACAGTACGCAGGACATGTATCACAAATTGTCACCAACTCAATCGGATTTGATGATCATGAATGGGGAGTTACGCTGTTTGCTGACGACCCAGTGAAACTGAAAGATATTGTGTACGAAATGCGATTTGATAAAGCCTCTTCCGAGTACGCCGACTTTCCATACTTTCATATTGGTCGCCGGTTTGCTCCTACGGATCTTCCTGCCTTCCTTTCTGGTGAAGTTGTCCCATCAAACGCATCAGTTGAGCATACCCCGCTAAATGACCACGAAGAGAATATCTCTCCTCCCAACAACGTGAGTAACAAGACTTCTGAAGGTAGCCAAGAAGGGAATAACTCATCAGTAGTGTATGCATGTGCAGCTCAGTCATCTGCAGCATTAGATCATATTGATGATAGTGTAAATGAGTTGTCCGATGATTTTACCGAATACGATTCCCACATTCAGACAACGAGGTATAAGCTTGAATTTACAGATGACAGCAGATTTGTCATATCAATATGGAAGTCTGAAAAAGCAGCACATACCGCTACGGATTTTCTCTCTATTATTCCCAAGTCGACAGTAATCAGTAGCCAGATAAAACAGAACGCACTATACTGGGAGGACATAGATCCTGATCGCATAGAGACATTAAAAGACGCGTCCACATTGCAAGCAGATAACACGGACGGAGCTCGTTTGCTTCACAGCTCCGGGTCTAACAACCACTCTGTTGTCGTGATTGCAGACGAAGACGTTGTAGCGTGCGATTCTGAACAGCAATCAATACAACCTGACCACCATGGTGCGCGAGAGCTACAGTTTATATCATAG
- a CDS encoding 2Fe-2S iron-sulfur cluster-binding protein, whose translation MPVITYQGEQIECESGDTLREVLINHDKSPHKGITKKINCGGNATCGTCAVRIVEGPVGEPAGREKTRLRLSTHDDVESVRLACQYSVSDDLTIEKP comes from the coding sequence ATGCCAGTTATTACTTACCAAGGTGAACAAATCGAGTGTGAATCAGGCGATACACTTCGGGAAGTGCTGATTAATCACGACAAAAGTCCGCATAAAGGGATCACGAAGAAAATCAACTGTGGTGGTAATGCAACTTGTGGAACATGCGCTGTTCGGATTGTTGAAGGACCCGTTGGAGAACCGGCTGGAAGAGAAAAAACCAGACTACGGCTTTCGACACACGATGATGTTGAGTCTGTACGACTCGCCTGTCAATATAGCGTATCTGACGATCTGACAATTGAAAAGCCGTAA
- a CDS encoding DMT family transporter encodes MNTYRTIGVFALLAFFWGTAFVAIRAGLANLPPVLFAGFRYDIAAVIMLGYAIFVTEDWLPQSKPDIIAVGISATFVIALYNAFLFVGQQEVTSGVAAIIVATSPIITTALSWVLVPENRLTVTGLIGLVAGFIGVGLVAVPDPTALTTGEIESSLLVLLAAFSVALGSVLLQRLNHSLSTEATVAWACAIGAIMLHVISFSLPTESLSEATFTWEAVIATVYLAVFASAIGYFFYFDLLERVGAVEINLVSYAAPVFAALFGWLLLDEQITAQTVLGFGIIFAGFVLLKRDALVQRVHTHIL; translated from the coding sequence ATGAATACATATCGGACGATCGGGGTTTTTGCTTTGTTAGCATTTTTCTGGGGGACGGCCTTTGTTGCAATCAGAGCTGGTCTTGCTAATCTTCCGCCTGTTCTCTTTGCTGGATTTCGGTATGATATAGCCGCAGTCATCATGCTTGGGTATGCTATATTCGTCACCGAAGACTGGCTACCGCAGTCGAAACCAGACATTATTGCCGTGGGAATCAGTGCCACTTTCGTTATTGCGTTGTATAATGCATTTCTATTTGTTGGCCAGCAAGAAGTAACATCCGGAGTGGCAGCGATTATTGTTGCGACAAGCCCTATAATTACGACTGCTCTTTCGTGGGTTTTGGTCCCAGAGAATCGTTTGACTGTTACTGGTCTTATTGGCTTAGTTGCAGGATTTATTGGTGTTGGACTTGTTGCAGTCCCTGATCCGACAGCACTTACTACTGGAGAGATAGAGTCTTCCTTGTTGGTCCTGCTCGCTGCATTTTCTGTGGCCTTGGGCAGTGTGCTGCTACAGCGACTCAATCACTCGCTTTCGACAGAAGCCACGGTTGCTTGGGCCTGTGCTATCGGAGCGATTATGCTTCACGTGATTAGTTTTAGCCTCCCCACAGAGTCATTGAGCGAAGCTACATTCACATGGGAGGCAGTTATTGCAACTGTGTACCTGGCTGTCTTCGCAAGCGCAATTGGATATTTCTTCTACTTTGATTTACTTGAGCGCGTAGGCGCCGTTGAAATTAATCTTGTATCATATGCTGCTCCAGTATTCGCTGCACTATTTGGGTGGTTGTTACTAGATGAGCAAATTACAGCTCAGACCGTGCTTGGATTCGGCATTATCTTTGCTGGATTTGTCTTGTTAAAGCGTGATGCGCTCGTACAGCGTGTGCATACACATATACTATGA
- a CDS encoding cob(I)yrinic acid a,c-diamide adenosyltransferase: protein MGNKGKIHLYYGPGKGKTTAAIGTVLRFLGHDSSAVVLQFMKGNQSIGSEYGEITYLNDVESVDIFQYPTRHLTPDMSLTQDEQGRIQTGINKAKDAVSAADTDVVVLDELSLLWAFDICDVKTILNICSAKRERTELLITGRQAPPELVDRADYVTYMAEIKHPYQKDVPPREGVER, encoded by the coding sequence ATGGGAAATAAAGGGAAAATACATCTTTACTATGGACCTGGGAAAGGAAAGACAACTGCAGCAATTGGAACTGTTCTTCGGTTTCTCGGTCACGATAGCTCGGCAGTAGTATTGCAGTTTATGAAGGGAAATCAATCCATTGGCAGTGAATACGGAGAGATAACGTATCTTAACGATGTTGAATCAGTTGATATTTTCCAATATCCTACACGGCACTTGACTCCTGACATGAGCCTAACACAGGATGAACAGGGACGTATACAGACAGGAATAAACAAAGCAAAAGATGCTGTTTCTGCTGCTGACACTGATGTTGTTGTCCTTGACGAACTCTCACTTCTATGGGCCTTCGATATCTGCGATGTAAAAACGATTCTAAATATCTGTAGTGCAAAACGCGAACGGACAGAATTGCTCATCACCGGTCGACAAGCCCCGCCGGAACTTGTCGATCGTGCGGATTATGTCACATATATGGCTGAAATAAAACATCCATATCAGAAGGACGTTCCTCCACGAGAAGGTGTCGAACGATAG
- a CDS encoding deoxyribodipyrimidine photo-lyase → MPVEKAIIWHRRRLRLSDHAAVAYATENYDTVMPLFVFDPAFYGEDGLACDSRIAFLHDSLQSLEQLYTAVGGDLIYRHGDPVELLQRLSKQGWEVIATADPTARHGYQRDQKLSDKRIVNFISGDGLVRSDGWSRRNWEAEVEEWFTAEQRKPNINDINFEQLDEQVSVDEIEGKYAITPQKTNRPVGGRQAAVETLQSFARQIRSYPKNISAPSDARTGTSQLSPYLRFGCLSLREVYQYVMEHCPDCTGRDMFISRLFWNRHYLQKLVDWPGWTERAANPVMEDLRSENYNSEYVRAWKYGETGYPMVDASMRCLRETGWLNFRMRAMCVSFFTDILQQPWKIGADYFHYHLIDSDPGINYTQWQYQAGTVGTDLMRIYNPIKQVEDNDPEGEFIKQYIPELQDFPVGYLERPERAPEQTQQEANCIIGKDYPEPVVEFAQARERAHQLYEQLKVPARQALHTESIARRASLARLDTPPSELPDGDPPSTPVETIPELDEVSLHTDDQSTLEQF, encoded by the coding sequence ATGCCGGTCGAGAAGGCAATTATCTGGCACCGACGGCGGCTTCGCTTATCTGACCATGCCGCTGTCGCGTATGCAACTGAAAATTACGACACTGTTATGCCTCTTTTTGTTTTTGACCCGGCGTTTTACGGGGAAGACGGTCTTGCTTGTGATTCCAGAATCGCCTTCTTACATGATTCACTTCAGTCATTAGAGCAGTTATACACAGCGGTCGGTGGAGATCTCATTTACAGGCACGGAGATCCAGTCGAGCTTCTGCAGCGACTCTCAAAACAGGGATGGGAAGTCATTGCCACCGCCGACCCTACGGCAAGACATGGCTATCAACGCGATCAAAAACTATCTGATAAGAGAATTGTTAACTTTATTTCAGGAGATGGTCTCGTACGATCAGATGGTTGGTCTCGAAGAAACTGGGAAGCGGAAGTAGAGGAGTGGTTCACTGCTGAACAACGCAAACCTAATATTAATGATATTAATTTTGAGCAGCTTGATGAGCAAGTGTCAGTTGACGAAATTGAGGGAAAATACGCAATTACGCCGCAAAAAACGAATCGACCAGTCGGAGGAAGGCAGGCAGCAGTAGAGACATTACAGTCGTTTGCCAGGCAGATTCGATCGTATCCAAAGAATATTTCTGCGCCAAGTGATGCTCGGACAGGTACAAGCCAGCTTTCTCCATACTTACGGTTTGGATGTCTATCACTCCGCGAGGTATATCAGTACGTTATGGAGCACTGTCCAGATTGCACTGGACGAGATATGTTTATCTCTCGATTGTTCTGGAACCGTCACTACCTGCAGAAACTTGTCGACTGGCCTGGCTGGACAGAGCGTGCGGCTAACCCAGTCATGGAAGACCTTCGGTCAGAGAATTATAATTCAGAATATGTTCGTGCTTGGAAGTACGGGGAAACTGGATATCCAATGGTTGACGCTTCAATGCGATGCCTGCGAGAAACAGGATGGTTAAATTTCCGAATGCGCGCAATGTGTGTCTCTTTTTTCACAGATATTTTACAGCAGCCGTGGAAAATCGGGGCAGATTATTTTCATTACCACCTTATCGACTCGGACCCAGGCATTAATTATACGCAGTGGCAGTACCAAGCTGGAACCGTTGGAACAGATCTAATGCGGATTTATAATCCTATCAAACAAGTAGAAGACAATGATCCAGAAGGGGAATTTATCAAGCAATATATTCCGGAGCTTCAGGATTTTCCAGTCGGATACTTAGAGCGACCAGAACGTGCTCCAGAACAAACTCAGCAAGAGGCAAACTGTATTATCGGGAAAGACTATCCTGAGCCAGTCGTTGAGTTTGCTCAAGCACGTGAGCGTGCACATCAGTTATACGAGCAACTAAAAGTGCCAGCAAGACAGGCACTACATACAGAATCAATAGCTCGTCGAGCGTCACTTGCACGTTTAGATACTCCACCAAGTGAATTACCCGACGGTGACCCACCATCAACACCAGTTGAGACGATTCCTGAGTTAGATGAGGTTTCATTGCATACAGATGATCAATCAACACTTGAGCAGTTTTAA
- the lysW gene encoding lysine biosynthesis protein LysW: MTTNEDTITAEDPITGEEIELPADLEVGQIVDSPVTGAELEVISTDPIELEEAPDLEEDWGE, translated from the coding sequence ATGACAACCAACGAAGATACTATTACAGCAGAGGACCCCATCACTGGCGAAGAAATTGAGCTTCCAGCTGATCTTGAAGTTGGACAGATTGTTGATAGCCCAGTAACTGGAGCAGAGCTTGAGGTTATCTCCACTGACCCAATTGAACTCGAAGAAGCACCTGACCTCGAAGAAGACTGGGGCGAATAA
- a CDS encoding deoxyribodipyrimidine photo-lyase codes for MQIFWHRRDPRIHDNAGLTAATRSGNVLPVFVYDTELLGTIGSRQRSFYFQCIRELQDQYRSLGSDLLVRSGSPEEVLPNIAAKHNADRVVYNEHYRPARRNREKAVKDTLSAEDIDIKSLTDLVLVSPSRLDAKYPNHSQFYDDWEDVPKLSPFSDPDTDAFIEFSDAKTVPSPSSDIELPKPGYEGARERLDTFIDEGITSYNDNRDDLAGAVESPKTTVSRMSPYISVGAIGIREIWAAASEVYNAVHGSERRNVDKYRYELSWREQNYHLLYYMPDLAVSNYKTFPNDIDWRNDQEDFKAWANGKTGYPLVDAGMRQLEQEGYIHNRPRQVVASFLTKHLLIDWRKGARYFTKQLIDHDYASNHGSWQWIASTGTDSVDVRIFDPVSQLAKYDSGAKYVKQYIPELQDVPADKIVDWPTLSPGERSQLAPQYPHPIVDRNGGYERAQRVFEEALGKR; via the coding sequence ATGCAGATTTTTTGGCATCGTCGTGATCCACGAATCCATGACAATGCCGGGCTAACGGCTGCCACTCGAAGTGGTAATGTTTTACCGGTGTTTGTGTATGACACTGAATTGCTTGGTACGATTGGTTCTAGACAGCGGTCATTTTACTTCCAGTGTATCCGCGAACTGCAGGATCAATATCGATCTCTCGGCAGTGATTTACTGGTTCGGTCCGGATCACCGGAAGAGGTACTCCCTAACATTGCGGCCAAGCACAATGCTGATCGAGTTGTATACAATGAACACTACCGTCCAGCGCGACGAAATCGTGAGAAAGCAGTCAAAGATACCCTAAGTGCTGAAGATATCGATATCAAATCACTGACTGACCTTGTCCTCGTAAGTCCTAGCCGTTTGGATGCTAAGTATCCTAATCACAGCCAATTTTATGACGACTGGGAAGACGTTCCTAAGCTATCACCGTTCAGTGATCCTGATACAGATGCCTTTATCGAATTCTCTGATGCAAAAACAGTCCCATCACCTTCGTCTGATATTGAACTACCCAAACCAGGCTACGAGGGGGCTCGCGAGCGCTTGGATACATTCATTGACGAAGGTATCACTTCATATAATGACAACCGAGATGACTTAGCGGGCGCTGTTGAATCCCCGAAAACCACCGTCTCGCGGATGTCTCCGTATATATCTGTAGGGGCGATTGGGATTCGAGAGATCTGGGCAGCGGCAAGCGAGGTATACAATGCTGTTCATGGTTCTGAGCGCCGCAACGTCGATAAGTACCGGTACGAGCTAAGCTGGCGTGAACAAAACTATCACTTACTGTACTATATGCCAGATTTGGCAGTCTCAAACTACAAGACGTTCCCAAATGATATTGACTGGCGCAATGACCAAGAAGACTTCAAAGCATGGGCTAACGGAAAGACTGGATATCCGCTTGTCGATGCTGGCATGCGTCAGCTAGAGCAGGAAGGATACATTCACAACCGACCACGGCAGGTTGTAGCTAGCTTTTTAACAAAGCACCTCCTAATTGATTGGCGGAAAGGAGCTCGATACTTTACTAAACAGCTAATTGACCATGATTACGCGTCCAACCATGGAAGTTGGCAGTGGATTGCTTCAACGGGAACAGATTCGGTTGATGTCCGAATTTTCGACCCTGTAAGTCAGCTCGCAAAGTATGATTCAGGAGCTAAATACGTCAAACAATATATTCCAGAGCTTCAAGATGTTCCTGCAGACAAGATTGTCGACTGGCCAACACTGTCTCCGGGTGAACGAAGTCAGTTAGCCCCTCAATACCCACATCCAATTGTTGACCGAAATGGAGGATATGAGCGGGCACAGCGTGTTTTTGAAGAAGCTCTTGGGAAACGATAG
- a CDS encoding helix-turn-helix transcriptional regulator, whose product MIQYIILIPKQRLETLRCLSEQDICLELMEFVGIDGKTVTHHLNVLEEADIVSSCMEG is encoded by the coding sequence ATGATACAGTATATCATACTCATTCCAAAACAACGGCTTGAGACTCTGCGCTGTTTGTCAGAACAAGATATATGTTTAGAATTAATGGAATTTGTCGGAATAGACGGAAAGACAGTAACTCACCACCTCAATGTACTTGAAGAGGCCGATATTGTCTCATCATGCATGGAAGGGTGA